A DNA window from Scylla paramamosain isolate STU-SP2022 chromosome 10, ASM3559412v1, whole genome shotgun sequence contains the following coding sequences:
- the LOC135104540 gene encoding netrin-1-like: protein MIQTTYSTLANHDTSSPPLHLSSLADTTSPPSLPSLPPVFILGQGFPPRRFTSRLSLPAACNCNLHARKCRFNMELYKLSGRVSGGVCHRCRHNTAGRHCHYCKEGFYRDSSTPISHRRACKPCDCHPVGALGKTCNQTTGQCPCKDGVTGIMCNRCAKGYQQSRSTIAPCIKVPDPSSIRSVPPSYSQHTCGKCKITKRRLKLRKYCRRDYALVARVINREELGEYTRFDIQVTDVFKRTRADRVRRGGEKLWVKNIDLTCRCPEIKMGGEYLILGRKERKQPPGLVINRHSLFIKWRNNKQMRMRRFLKKASKKCRPSRY, encoded by the exons ATGATACAGACGACCTACAGCACCCTGGCCAACCACGACACTT cctctccacctctccacctctcctctcttgctGACAcaacctcacctccctcacttccctccctcccgcctgtGTTTATTCTAGGCCAAGGTTTTCCGCCCCGGCGTTTCACCTCCCGGCTTTC tctccccgCAGCCTGTAACTGTAACCTGCACGCCCGCAAGTGTCGCTTCAACATGGAGCTGTACAAGCTGTCAGGACGGGTGAGTGGCGGCGTGTGTCACCGCTGCCGCCACAACACTGCTGGCCGCCACTGTCACTACTGCAAGGAGGGATTCTACCGGGACTCCTCGACGCCTATATCCCACCGGCGAGCATGCAAGC CGTGTGACTGTCACCCGGTGGGCGCCTTGGGCAAGACGTGCAACCAGACGACCGGCCAGTGTCCCTGCAAGGACGGCGTGACGGGCATCATGTGTAACCGCTGCGCCAAGGGCTACCAACAGAGCCGCTCAACCATCGCTCCCTGCATCA AAGTGCCGGATCCTTCCTCCATCAGATCTGTGCCGCCCA GTTACTCGCAGCATACGTGTGGGAAGTGCAAAATCACCAAGCGTCGCCTGAAGCTAAGAAAATACTGCCGCCGAGACTATG CTCTGGTGGCACGCGTCATCAACAGGGAGGAGCTCGGGGAGTACACTCGCTTCGACATCCAGGTTACAGACGTGTTCAAGAGGACCCGCGCTGACAGGGTGCGGCGCGGCGGGGAAAAACTGTGGGTCAAAAACATTGACCTGACCTGCAGGTGTCCAGAAATCAAGATGGGCGG AGAGTACCTCATCCTGGGCCGCAAGGAACGCAAGCAGCCCCCGGGCCTGGTGATCAACCGGCATTCCCTCTTCATCAAGTGGCGCAACAACAAGCAAATGCGTATGCGTCGCTTCCTCAAAAAAGCGTCCAAGAAGTGCCGGCCGTCGCGATACTGA